In one window of Pseudodesulfovibrio sediminis DNA:
- a CDS encoding DNA-binding protein, which translates to MSFLRLDQYDVPGKSLKIGGSMDIRASDASGETSSTDEVDKGTKAKKLPVSLVIPFTNETDLKQLIRVAEAKKNGTRKVYTITNRTANVAGIRQVRFAEGFSWQEKDGLHAWDVSFTLKEYLSNPERVEQRETKSASVVQTSQGKATDEITEVAGTAEAIAEPLTGLERILKFMDDFLA; encoded by the coding sequence ATGAGCTTTCTTCGGCTGGATCAATATGACGTACCAGGCAAGAGCCTGAAGATAGGCGGAAGCATGGATATCCGTGCCTCGGACGCTTCGGGCGAGACGAGCAGTACCGACGAAGTGGACAAGGGAACCAAGGCCAAGAAGCTGCCGGTTTCCCTCGTCATCCCTTTCACCAATGAGACGGACCTGAAACAGCTCATCCGTGTGGCTGAAGCCAAAAAGAACGGAACGCGGAAGGTCTACACCATCACCAACCGGACCGCCAATGTGGCAGGCATCCGACAGGTTCGCTTTGCCGAGGGGTTCAGTTGGCAGGAAAAAGACGGGCTGCATGCCTGGGACGTGTCTTTCACTCTGAAGGAGTACCTGTCCAACCCTGAACGAGTTGAGCAGCGGGAGACGAAATCGGCCTCCGTGGTTCAGACAAGCCAGGGCAAGGCAACGGACGAAATAACGGAAGTAGCCGGGACCGCCGAAGCCATTGCCGAGCCTTTGACCGGCCTGGAACGAATCCTTAAATTCATGGATGATTTCCTGGCATGA
- a CDS encoding RuvA C-terminal domain-containing protein yields MSPSTNGCTGLPWRTSFEGCCNQHDIAYALGYSRSDADWILRECIKDQGKPVVAWIVWATVRTFGWCFWNKE; encoded by the coding sequence ATGTCGCCTAGCACCAACGGCTGCACTGGCCTTCCCTGGAGGACGTCCTTCGAGGGCTGTTGCAACCAGCACGATATCGCCTATGCGCTGGGCTATTCCCGCTCAGACGCCGATTGGATACTACGCGAATGCATCAAAGATCAGGGCAAGCCGGTGGTGGCCTGGATAGTATGGGCAACTGTCCGCACCTTCGGGTGGTGCTTCTGGAACAAGGAATAA